TGAGAAGGATTTGTAGAAAGCTGTTTGTGGCACTTTGTTTATGTCTGAGTTCCAGGCTAATGGCGCAGGATATTCACCTGTCGCAGTTTTATGAGACCCCCATTCTGCGAAACCCAGCACTGATAGGTCTCTTTAATGGAGATTACCGTGTACAGGCTGTGTACAGGAATCAGTGGAATAGTGTGACCATCCCTTATCAAACGGGGGCCTTAAGTGGGGAGTTGAAATTTCCGATAGGCCGTGGGGAGGACTTCCTCACTACGGGTGCACAGTTTACTTATGACAGAGCAGGTACTGCCAGACTACAGGCGGTACAGATTCTGCCAGCGATCAACTATCATAAGTCACTGAGTGAGGTGAAGAACATGTTCCTTTCTGTGGGGTTCATGGGTGGGTTTGTGCAAAGGCAGTTCGACGCTACCAAGCTAACTTTTAATAACCAGTATACGGGTGGCCGTTATGATCCTACCATCGGTTCCGGCGAAGAAGGCAGGCTAGCCTTGCGTGGATATGGCTACTGGGATGCAGGTGCGGGTATTAGTTTTAATAGCACGATTGGGGAGGATGTTAATTATTATATAGGCGCAGCCCTTTTCCACTTTAACCGGCCCAGGGTATCTTTCTATAAAGACAACAGTATTACGATGGATCCCAAGTATACTTTCAATGCGGGGATCACGATTCCGATGGATGAAAGGCTAAAACTGATTGCACAGTATAACCAGATCCATGAAGGAGCGTATGCGGAGTATAATGGGGGAGCGATCTTAGGATATATGTTATATAATGAAGGGCTGGAAAGTACCAGGGGGATATATGGCGGTGTGTTTATGCGCTGGGGCGATGCGGTAATCCCTACAATGCGCCTGGATATGGACAAGTACGAGATCAGCATAAGTTACGATTGTAATATTTCAAAACTGAAAACGGCGAGCCAGAGTTTTGGGGGATTTGAGCTGGCGCTGGTGTTTAAGGGGTTCCTGAATAGCAGGAACAGTACCCTGGATGCTGTGCATTGTCCAAGATTTTAATTCCCTTATTAATCCTTTACTATATTTGCCCGTCTAAAAAATTATAAAATGAGCATCGCAATCGGCACAATGGCACCAGCATTTTCTCTGAATGATACAGAGAAGAAAAAAGTAACACTGGAAGATTTCAAAGGACAGAACCTGGTTATCCTTTTCTTTCCATTGGCATTTACCAGTGTATGTACAGCAGAGCTGTGCAGTGTAAGAGATTCCCTGGCTACGTACAATGGGTTGAATACAGCAGTAGTTGGTATTTCTGTAGACTCTCCGTTCACCCTGGGTAAATTTAAGGCAGAGCAGAACCTGAACTTCCCACTGTTGTCTGATTTCAACAAGGAGGCATCCCAGGCTTATGGTGCTTATTATGAAAATTTCGTACTGGACCTGAAAGGGGTATCCAAGAGAGCTGCTTTCGTGGTAGACAAAGAAGGTACTGTGAAGTATGCACAGGTGCTGGAGTCTGCTGGAGATCTGCCTGATTTTGAAGCAATTAAGAAAACACTGGCTGAATTGCAATAAAAATTGCTGAAAAGCGTTAATTTTTGTTAAATACTAATGGCAGTGCTAACTTTTTGGCCTGCCATTTGTTATTTTTACAATAGGAATTGAATAAGGAGGGTCTGATTTAATAATATATTATATAATATGATAGATTATTTTGTTGTGCCAGCCCCCGCTATTTTAGAACGAAAAATAATAGATATTCGAAAAAATCTTTATCTTTACGGGTATGTGGAAAACCTTTACTCTTTTACTTACATGCTTTATGCTGCTGATCACCCTGAGTTCCAGGGCGCAGACGTATAGACCTGCTTCATCAAGCACTGATGGTGGTAGTAAAATTGTGAAATTGTACCCTAATCCTGCATCTTCCCGAATAAATTTTGAATTACAGCATAATAACGAACAGGTTTATGATCTTATTGTATTCAATTTTTTAGGAAAGATGGTAAGCCAGATAAAGAATGTGAGTAGTAAGACGACGGTGGAGCTGGATGGGTATTACAGTGGTTTGTATATTTTCCAGCTGAGAGATAGGCAGGGAACGCTGATAGAGTCTGGTAAGTTTAATGTGGTCAAGTAATAAACTAAAGATATTTTATGCTGGCACAGGCTAGCAAGCAAACAAAAAAGGCTGTCTTACGACAGCCTTTTTTGTTCTTGAAAATAGTTTTCATTCCCGTTGGTGGATTTCCTCTTTCATGAATGTTCTGTTTGGACATTCCTTTACAATTTATTGCACCTCAACGATCAGGAATTTCAGATATGTTGTATTCTCAATATTCCACAAAATCGGGTGATCCTGTGCCTGGGTCTGGAAAGTGACCTGTCTCAGTTTCTTTTTCGCATCTTTTGCAGCCATATCAATGATTTCCAGGAACATAGATGGTGGTACCAGGTTGGTACAGGAAGCTGTGACCAGGAATCCGCCTGGTTTCAGCAGTTTCATCCCTCTCAGGTTGATCTCTTTATAACCGGTGATGGCTTTCTGGATATTCTCACGGCTTTTGGTAAACGCCGGTGGATCCAGGATTACCACATCAAACTTCTTCTCTTCTTTGGTCCACTGCTTCAGCACATCAAATGCATTGACAGCCTGAAACTTACATTTATCTTCCAGGTTATTCAGCTGTGCATTTTTGCGCGCAGTATTCACTGCATGTTCAGAAATATCCAGCCCTAACACGCTCTTTGCGCCATAATAACCGGCGTGGCAGGAGAAGGTACCGGTATAACAGAAGGCTTCCAGTACATCCGCATCTTTTACGATGTGCTGAATGGCCCGGCGGTTATCCTGCTGATCCAGGAAGTAACCGGTTTTCTGACCATTTTCGATATCTACATGGAACTGTAGTCCATTTTCCCTGATGATAATATTGGTATCGAAGGGTGCGCTCAGGAAACCTTTTTGTTGTTGCATCCCTTCCAGCTCTCTCACGGGCACATCGTTTCTCTCATAAATACCTTTGGGAGAGAAAATTTTGGTCAGGGCATCGACGATAGCACCTTTCCACTTATCCATACCGAGCGCCAGGGTCTGTAATACGAAGTAATCGTTGAACTTATCTATGACGAGGGCCGGCATTTCGTCAGCTTCTCCGAATACCAGGCGGCAGTTTTCAGTATATCCGATCTGCTGACGGTATTTCCATGCCTTCAGGAGACGGCGATAGAAGAATTCCGCATCGATCTGCTCATCTTTGTCACGGGTCAGGAGGCGGACAAGGATCTGGGATTGCGGATTAATATATCCTCTACCCAGAAAGTGGCCCGAATGCGTGAATACATCCACTATATCACCTGCATCTACGGGGCCCTGGATCTCTCCTACTTCGTTTCCAAAAATCCATGGATGGCCTTGTAGTACGCGGTTCTGTATTTTTTTCTTTAAAAAAACTTTGGTCATTATCAATAGTTCGAAGGCGCAAAGGTAAGAAAGTGGGAGGATATATTCGGGAAAGGAAGGGGTATCGCTTATTCGAACAAGCATCGAACAAGCGTCGAAGAAGCATCGAACAAGCATCGAAGACAAAGTGGACCAGAAAGTGAACTCTAATCGGCTTAATTAAATTCAAGGATACTTCCCCTGGAAGGGAACTCGACTTTCAAAATGACATCTTTAGGAGGGAGCTTTGTCATTTTGGCGGCATTTGACTGCTTGGCAAGTAAATTGTCTGACGTACCTTTGTAAATTTACAATTAATAAACGAAAACATACTACCATATGCAGACAAACGGACAGGACACCGAAAACGGTAAAGGCATGCCAGATATTAATGCAGATGAGAACATAGCCGGCACCTCCCACCTTAACGATGCCTTGGCGGATGAAAGCGAATTCGACAAGAAACAACAGGAACTGGACGAGATGAAGGATAAATACCTGCGTCTGGTTGCAGAGTTTGATAACTTCAGAAAGCGCACAGCCAAGGAAAGAATTGAGTTAATGCAGACAGCTAACAAGGAGACCATTATTGCCTTGCTGGATGTACTGGATGACAGTGAACGTGCTGCTAAACAGCTCGAGAACACCACCGACTTTAATGCTATTAAAGAGGGCGTTATGCTGGTTTTCAATAAATTGAAATCAACACTACAAGCCAAAGGCCTGAAACCTATGGAGAATCTGCACAAAGAATTCGATGCGGATCTTCACGACGCTGTCACAGAAATTCCTGCACCTACAGAGGAACTGAAAGGGAAAGTACTGGATGAGTTGCAAAAAGGCTACATGCTGAATGACAAATTGATCCGTCATGCCAGGGTTGTAGTAGGTAAATAAGGTGACTTTCTGACAGAATAGTTTTTCTTTAACCACGCCGGCGTAATGCCGGCTTTAGTGCGATATATGTCTACCAAAAGAGATTATTACGAAATACTGGGCGTCGCCAAGTCTGCCTCCCAGGATGAAATTAAAAAGGCTTACCGTAAGGTAGCAATGCAGTACCATCCTGACCGCAATCCCAATGATAAGGAAGCAGAAGAAAAATTTAAGGAGGCAGCAGAGGCCTATGAAGTATTGAGCGATGCGGATAAACGCGCCCAGTATGACCGTTTTGGTCACGCGGGTATGGGTAACCGCGGTGGTGGTTACGGTGGCGGTAACATGAATATGGATGATATCTTCTCCAATTTCGGAGACATTTTCGGAGACGATATCTTCGGCAGCTTCTTTGGTGGAAACCGTGGTGGCGGTGGTGGTGGCAGACGTGGCAGAGGTACTCGTGGCTCCAATCTCCGTATTAAGATCCGCATGACCTACGAGGAGATCGCTAAAGGTGCCAATAAGAAGATCAAGGTAAAGAAACATGTACCCTGCCAGCATTGTGGTGGACTGGGTGCAAAAGATAAAAATGCTTTCCAGACCTGTAATACCTGTCATGGGTCCGGCCAGGTAAGGAAAGTAACCCAGACTTTCCTGGGTCAGATGCAAACTGTAGCTACCTGTCCTACCTGTCATGGAGAAGGCCAGATCATTACCAGCAAATGTGGCCACTGTAAAGGTGAAGGCCGTATGTATGGTGAAGAAATGGTAAGCATCGACATCCCGGCAGGGGTTCAGGAGGGTATGCAGCTGAGTATGAGCGGTAAGGGTAATGCAGGTGAAAGAGGGGGTGCTCCCGGGGATCTGCTGATCCTGATCGAGGAGGAACCACATCCGGAACTGCAGCGTGATGGGCTGAATGTAGCTTATGACCTGTATATTTCTTTCCCTGATGCAGTGTTTGGTACTTCTGTAGAGGTGCCGACTATCGATGGTAAAGCAAAGATCAAGATCCCTGCGGGCACGCAGTCTGGCAAGATCTTCCGACTGAAAGGGAAAGGGTTCCCTTCCGTAAATTCTTATGAGAAGGGTGATCAGCTGATTCATGTGAATGTATGGACACCACAGAATGTGAGCAGTGAGGAGAAGTCGTTCCTGGAGAAGGTGGCGAGTTCAGAGAATTTCCAGCCTAAACCGGAGAAGTCAGATAAAGGGTTCTTTGAGAAAGTGAGAGATATTTTTAGTTAAGAGCTTAAGTGGGTAGCTTGAAGTCTTAGTGGGATACCTTTTAGACCTTAGTAGGATAATTTTAAAATCTTAGGAGGTACTTTTAAGCCTTAATAGGATACTTTTTAAAACCGTTGATTGCTATGCGATCAACGGTTTTTTCGCTTTTTAGCCATAATTTTACCGCACATGTTCGATCCTTCCAAATTACAAATGCTAGAAAACCGGCTGGTAAAGGTTTACCGCCATATCAGTAAAATTGCGCGTCGCCAGCAAATTACCTGTTTCAGGGTGTATGATGATGATATCAATGAATTTCCTTTCAGTGTAGATCGCTATGACGATCATGTGTATGTATCTGAATATACCCGCCCGCATGGAATGGATGAGGAAAACCATGAATTGTGGCTGGATAGCTCCCTTGAAGTGATTGCAAAGGTGCTGGAAGTTCCTTTGGGAAATATTTGGGTGAAGCAAAGACAGCGGAAAGTGAGCAGACAGGAGCAATATGAAAAGGTGTCATTTGAAAGCCATGAAGTAGTGGTGCATGAAGCCGGACTGAAATTCAAGGTGAACCTATCCGATTACCTGGACACGGGCTTGTTCCTGGATCATCGCATTACCAGGGGAATGGTGCGGGCAGCATCGAAAGACATGAAAGTGCTGAACCTCTTTTGCTATACCGGGTCGTTTTCTGTGTATGCGGCGGCAGGTGGTGCGAGCGAGGTGGTGTCTGTGGATTTGTCAAAGACCTACCTGGCATGGGCAGAAGAAAATATGCAACTGAATGACCTGAAGGGGAACTTTCAGTTTGTACATGCTGATGTATTGCAATACCTGGATACCCTGCCGGCTGATTATTTTGACCTGGTGGTACTGGATCCTCCTACGTTTTCTAATAGCAAGCGAATGAAGGAGTTCCTGGATATTCAGCGGGATCATGTGTCTATTTTAAATAAGGTTTTGCACGCTACCAAACCAGGAGGCGTTGTGTACTTTAGTAATAATTACCGTAAGTTCCAGCTGGAAACAGAACAGATCCAGGCAAGTGCAATTAAGGATATTACCGGACAGACCATGCCTTTTGATTTTCAGCAGAAACTGATCAGGAAGTGTTTTAAGATTACTAAATAAGCCGTTTAACCTCATTTTTCATCTGGCTGTAGCTGTTAATTTTTCAAGATCGCACCATGAAGATATTGGTAGCCGGAGATTTCGAGCCAGACTACAACCGTACGAAAATTATCCTGGATGGTTTACGAACCATACCAGCAGTGTTCCTGTCTTTTTACAATTATAAGGAGCAAAGCAAGTGGAACCTTGCAGCCTTGCGTAAAGCCTGTAAGGAGGCGGATGTTATTTTTCTGCCTTCTTTTACTCACCAGGATGTGGCAATGATTAAATTCCTTTCAGGTAAACCGGTATTGTTTGATCCCCTCATCTCCAGATATCTCTCCAAAGTATTTGATTATAAAAAAGTTGCTAAGTTTTCCCCAAGGGCATTGAAGAATTACCTGAAGGATAAAATCGCTATGCAGCTGGCAGACCTGGTTATCTGTGACACAGCGGGGCACCGGGATTATTATCATCGTACTTTCAATATTCCCCTGCGCAAACTACATGTTGTTCCTGTGGGAGTTAATACAGATGAATTCCAGCCTGCCCAGGCTTTGAAAGTGAGAGACACTTTTGTGGTAGGATTTTATGGCGGATTTATTCCCCTGCAGGGCACCCGTATGATTGTGGAGACGGCGAAAGTATTGAAAGCCTATCCGGACATTCATTTCAGGTTGATTGGGAATGGATTTGAGTTTAAAGTTATCCAGCAACTAGTACAGGCTTATCAATTGAGTAATATTAGTTTAGCCGGTTGGGTGGCTTATGATCAACTGGCGGAAGAGATGAATCATTTTGATATTTGCCTGGGGATATTTGGGGAGACACTGAAAGCAGACCTGGTAATTCCTAATAAGATCTTTCATTATGCTGCGCTTGAGAAGGCTATTATCACGAAGGAATCTGCTGCTATCAGGGAGGTTTTTACTGATGGAAGGGATATTTTATTAACAGAAAATAAGGCGGAGGCGATTGCGGAAAAAATTCTTTTATTAAAAAACGATCAGGTGTTGAGGGGAAAACTGGCGAGAGGGGCTTATGAAACTGTTTCTGGGAGGTATAGCCATCGTGCGATTGGACAAATGGTGTATGAACTGGCTAAGCAACTTATGCCTGCGTAGCCTGCATATGAGCAGGGATTTTTCTAAGTATGTGTATTCTAAATTTCACATCCCTGCGTACATCAAATTTTACATGCCTGCGTAGCCGACATATGAGGCAGGGATTTTTCTAAGCTGGAAAGGTCAATCCCCGCTCCCATTTCATATAATAATTCCAGGTAAGATTGGGTAATGCACGACAAACTATGCCTTTCTGTTGTATAGACAAACGCACGTCTGGCAACTGATTCTCTCCTGGCAGGTTCTTCCAGCAAGGACTGTATACCAGCCGCCAATTGTTCCGGCTGATGGATTTCGCAGGAAACGGCCCTGCCTCCCTGGACAAGATCTGACAAGCCACCGGCATTTGTAGACACCACAGGAACCCTGTACATGAAAGCATCCAGCACACTACTTCCCAATCCTTCCTGTTCGGAGCTCATGGTAAAGATGTCGAGTACAGAAAAGATATCCTCCACGTTTTCATAAAAACCCATTAGTTTATACACATCTCCCAGGCCATATTCTTCAATTTTATCCCGCATTTGTTGTTCCAGCTCTCCCGTTCCAAAGTGCAGGAATACAAAATCACGACGAACAGCCGCCAGTTTACGGATGGCCTCGATCATGGTGAATGGATCTTTATGTTGAACAAGGGCGGCAGTTGTACCAATCAGGTGTAAGGAAGAATGTATGCCAGCTTCTCTGAGGATTTGTTCCGCTCTTAGTCTATCCAGTTTCTTTGCAATTATGGCACTGGAGATGAGGCGGACATCTTTTGCCCCAAAATCGGTGAGGATGCCTTTGATAGCATTGCTGATGGCAATGACCTGATCCGTCAGTTTGTATTTGAATAAGGTCATTTTACCATGGGGAACAAAATCCACGCGACGGGTGAAAATGATCTTTGCCCGGTGAAAGGGCTTGGAAAGAATAGCATATGTAAGGATATGGGAAGACTGCGCGTGAAGGACATCATAGCGGCTTCCCTTGAAGATCAGGAAGAATAGCACCCCAAAAATGCTGGTAAATGAATGGGTTTTAAAACCTTTTTCATTTGCCTTTTTCTGAAGCGGGTAGTTTTTTCTACAGAGCAGTTCTACATTGAGGCCCGCGTCTTTGAACCCGGACATGGTATACATAGTCTGCCGTTCACCTCCCCGCCATCCACGCTCGAAGTTTAGTTCAAGAATCTTAACTGACTTGCTATGCATTGATTTCCCACGTTTAATAGTTCAATTCCAAAATAGGTTGCGATAACAAGAGGTTAGATATTTTCAGGGGGCAAAGTTTAAAAGACAGCGGGCAGCTTTAACAAAGTTTAACAGTTGAGGTGGGAAATCCACTGTTAAACTTTGCAATCCAATTAATAAATACTTTTATTCTTTTTTAGGTCTTTCACCAGCTTGATAAATTCCTTACGATAATTTCCCTGATCATCTCCCTGAGACTTTTTAGCTATTTCTAACACCATTTTGCTATCCCCCTCTCCTTTATAGGCTGAATGCCTTAACAATAAGCCGCATAGTGCAACGGCGGATGCAAAACGGAAATCGGTATCAGCATCTTCGAAGGCTACACAGGAATCGGGGATCTGGTGCCAGATAGTATGAAATGAGGAGTCTGTTGGCAATTGGAAATTTATTTTTATTTGCGCCAAAAGGCTGTCAGCGGGTTTGAATACGACCTCTGTATCCCGGAGAGTTCCTCCTTCTGTTCCGGGTACGATCTCATACATTGCGAGCGCGCAATGCCCCGCTCCTACTATTCCTCCGGATACACGACCGCCTGTTGTATCTGCATTGCTGATCACTTTATTTTCATATCCAATCAGGCGATAGGATTTAACCATGGCAGGGTTGAAGTAGACTTCTGCCTGTACATCTTTGGCCACTGTAAACAAGGTGCCTCCAAATTCGCGGGCGAAGATCTTACTGGCTTCTTCAAGATTATCAATGTAGGCGAAGTTGCCATTGCCTTTGCTGGAAAGGGTTTGGAGCTTGCTATCTTTGTAATCACGCATGCCGAAACCGAGGCAGGTCAGTAGTACGCCACTCTCTTTTTTGCTTACAATGAGTTCTTCCATATCCACATCACTGGTCTGCCCCACGTTGAAATCACCATCAGTCGCCATGATCACCCTGTTATTACCATCTTTGATAAAGTTGTCCTGGGCCAGGCGGTAAGCGAGTTTGATGGCGGCTTCTCCTGCTGTAGCGCCGCCAGCACTGAGGTTATCGATCGCATTGAGGATTTTATCTTTCTGATCTCCGGGCGTACTGGGCAAGATAATACCGGGTGCACCTGCGTAGGCAACGATTGCTACATGGTCGTTCTTCCTAAGATTATTGACAAGGATGCGGAAGGCGGCTTGTAGCAAGGGTAGTTTATTGGCAGGGGCCATAGAGCCGGAGGCATCGATCAGGAATACGAGATTGCTGGGAGGCAGGCTATCGGTATGCATGACGGCACCTCTTATAGCAATTTGCAACAGGCGGTGCTCCGGTTTCCAGGGGCAGGTGGCGTAGCTGCTATAGATGGCTAAGGTCTGGTCTTTGGGGGGAGGCAGGTAGTGGTAGTTAAAGTAATTAAGCATTTCTTCGATACGCACGGCATCGACAGGGATCTTTTCTTTGAGGTGAATAAAACGGCGGATATTGCTATAGGCGGCCCTGTCTACATCTACAGCGAATGTGGAGTGGCTGCGGATCAGGGTTTTCATGAACTGATTTTCGTACATGGTGCCATAGGTTTCGTCGAAGAAGACGCGGGTACCCATGCTGGTATTGCCATAGTTTGGATTGGGTCCGGAAGAGGAGCGATCGCGGGCAATAGCTTTGGCTTTGGCGATGGCGTCCTGGGGGTTGTCGATGGCATCGAGTTGAACGAGGATACGGTTATACACACTGACAGGAACCCTTTTAGGGCGGTATTTATCCAGCTGGAAGAGTAATATAGCGTCCTGGGAAGGCACCGCAATCCGAAAAAGCCCGTACTGGTTAGTAGCGACTTTTGCGGTATCATTGATCACTGAGATTAATACACCGGGTAAGGGATTGTGTGAAATACTATCCTCTACGGCTCCGGTGATGTAAATTTTCTGTGCATTCGCAGGTACAAGGATTAGCAGGCTGGCAAGCAGCATCAGGAGCTTTTCCATTTTGTTTCTGCATCAGTTAATGTAATATAAGCAAAAAATCCCTCCTGTTTTTAAGGCAGGAGGGATTTTTTGAGTATTTGAATTTTTGCTTTACCCAGGGTAATACAAAAACTAAGCTTGTTCTACTAACTGGTAAATTTCAGGCAGGTTTCTACCCAGGCCATCATAGTCTAAGCCATAGCCCAGCAGGAATTTATTTGGTACACTAAAACCAAGATAATCGATATTGATCGGATACTTCATTGCTTCAGGTTTAGTGAGCAGGGAAGTGACTAACAGTTTTTTAGGCTGCTGATGTTCTAATTGTGGCAGGAACTGGCTGAGTGTTTTTCCTGTATCTACGATGTCTTCCAGGATGACTACCGTGCGGCCAAAGAGGTCTTCATCCAGGCCGATTGCCTGCACTACGGTGCCGGTCGATTTCATG
This window of the Chitinophaga sancti genome carries:
- a CDS encoding PorP/SprF family type IX secretion system membrane protein, which produces MRRICRKLFVALCLCLSSRLMAQDIHLSQFYETPILRNPALIGLFNGDYRVQAVYRNQWNSVTIPYQTGALSGELKFPIGRGEDFLTTGAQFTYDRAGTARLQAVQILPAINYHKSLSEVKNMFLSVGFMGGFVQRQFDATKLTFNNQYTGGRYDPTIGSGEEGRLALRGYGYWDAGAGISFNSTIGEDVNYYIGAALFHFNRPRVSFYKDNSITMDPKYTFNAGITIPMDERLKLIAQYNQIHEGAYAEYNGGAILGYMLYNEGLESTRGIYGGVFMRWGDAVIPTMRLDMDKYEISISYDCNISKLKTASQSFGGFELALVFKGFLNSRNSTLDAVHCPRF
- a CDS encoding redoxin domain-containing protein, with amino-acid sequence MSIAIGTMAPAFSLNDTEKKKVTLEDFKGQNLVILFFPLAFTSVCTAELCSVRDSLATYNGLNTAVVGISVDSPFTLGKFKAEQNLNFPLLSDFNKEASQAYGAYYENFVLDLKGVSKRAAFVVDKEGTVKYAQVLESAGDLPDFEAIKKTLAELQ
- a CDS encoding T9SS type A sorting domain-containing protein; its protein translation is MLLITLSSRAQTYRPASSSTDGGSKIVKLYPNPASSRINFELQHNNEQVYDLIVFNFLGKMVSQIKNVSSKTTVELDGYYSGLYIFQLRDRQGTLIESGKFNVVK
- a CDS encoding class I SAM-dependent rRNA methyltransferase, whose product is MTKVFLKKKIQNRVLQGHPWIFGNEVGEIQGPVDAGDIVDVFTHSGHFLGRGYINPQSQILVRLLTRDKDEQIDAEFFYRRLLKAWKYRQQIGYTENCRLVFGEADEMPALVIDKFNDYFVLQTLALGMDKWKGAIVDALTKIFSPKGIYERNDVPVRELEGMQQQKGFLSAPFDTNIIIRENGLQFHVDIENGQKTGYFLDQQDNRRAIQHIVKDADVLEAFCYTGTFSCHAGYYGAKSVLGLDISEHAVNTARKNAQLNNLEDKCKFQAVNAFDVLKQWTKEEKKFDVVILDPPAFTKSRENIQKAITGYKEINLRGMKLLKPGGFLVTASCTNLVPPSMFLEIIDMAAKDAKKKLRQVTFQTQAQDHPILWNIENTTYLKFLIVEVQ
- a CDS encoding nucleotide exchange factor GrpE, which translates into the protein MQTNGQDTENGKGMPDINADENIAGTSHLNDALADESEFDKKQQELDEMKDKYLRLVAEFDNFRKRTAKERIELMQTANKETIIALLDVLDDSERAAKQLENTTDFNAIKEGVMLVFNKLKSTLQAKGLKPMENLHKEFDADLHDAVTEIPAPTEELKGKVLDELQKGYMLNDKLIRHARVVVGK
- the dnaJ gene encoding molecular chaperone DnaJ, translated to MSTKRDYYEILGVAKSASQDEIKKAYRKVAMQYHPDRNPNDKEAEEKFKEAAEAYEVLSDADKRAQYDRFGHAGMGNRGGGYGGGNMNMDDIFSNFGDIFGDDIFGSFFGGNRGGGGGGRRGRGTRGSNLRIKIRMTYEEIAKGANKKIKVKKHVPCQHCGGLGAKDKNAFQTCNTCHGSGQVRKVTQTFLGQMQTVATCPTCHGEGQIITSKCGHCKGEGRMYGEEMVSIDIPAGVQEGMQLSMSGKGNAGERGGAPGDLLILIEEEPHPELQRDGLNVAYDLYISFPDAVFGTSVEVPTIDGKAKIKIPAGTQSGKIFRLKGKGFPSVNSYEKGDQLIHVNVWTPQNVSSEEKSFLEKVASSENFQPKPEKSDKGFFEKVRDIFS
- a CDS encoding class I SAM-dependent methyltransferase, giving the protein MFDPSKLQMLENRLVKVYRHISKIARRQQITCFRVYDDDINEFPFSVDRYDDHVYVSEYTRPHGMDEENHELWLDSSLEVIAKVLEVPLGNIWVKQRQRKVSRQEQYEKVSFESHEVVVHEAGLKFKVNLSDYLDTGLFLDHRITRGMVRAASKDMKVLNLFCYTGSFSVYAAAGGASEVVSVDLSKTYLAWAEENMQLNDLKGNFQFVHADVLQYLDTLPADYFDLVVLDPPTFSNSKRMKEFLDIQRDHVSILNKVLHATKPGGVVYFSNNYRKFQLETEQIQASAIKDITGQTMPFDFQQKLIRKCFKITK
- a CDS encoding glycosyltransferase family protein codes for the protein MKILVAGDFEPDYNRTKIILDGLRTIPAVFLSFYNYKEQSKWNLAALRKACKEADVIFLPSFTHQDVAMIKFLSGKPVLFDPLISRYLSKVFDYKKVAKFSPRALKNYLKDKIAMQLADLVICDTAGHRDYYHRTFNIPLRKLHVVPVGVNTDEFQPAQALKVRDTFVVGFYGGFIPLQGTRMIVETAKVLKAYPDIHFRLIGNGFEFKVIQQLVQAYQLSNISLAGWVAYDQLAEEMNHFDICLGIFGETLKADLVIPNKIFHYAALEKAIITKESAAIREVFTDGRDILLTENKAEAIAEKILLLKNDQVLRGKLARGAYETVSGRYSHRAIGQMVYELAKQLMPA
- a CDS encoding glycosyltransferase family 4 protein, encoding MHSKSVKILELNFERGWRGGERQTMYTMSGFKDAGLNVELLCRKNYPLQKKANEKGFKTHSFTSIFGVLFFLIFKGSRYDVLHAQSSHILTYAILSKPFHRAKIIFTRRVDFVPHGKMTLFKYKLTDQVIAISNAIKGILTDFGAKDVRLISSAIIAKKLDRLRAEQILREAGIHSSLHLIGTTAALVQHKDPFTMIEAIRKLAAVRRDFVFLHFGTGELEQQMRDKIEEYGLGDVYKLMGFYENVEDIFSVLDIFTMSSEQEGLGSSVLDAFMYRVPVVSTNAGGLSDLVQGGRAVSCEIHQPEQLAAGIQSLLEEPARRESVARRAFVYTTERHSLSCITQSYLELLYEMGAGIDLSSLEKSLPHMSATQACKI
- a CDS encoding YfbK domain-containing protein, which translates into the protein MEKLLMLLASLLILVPANAQKIYITGAVEDSISHNPLPGVLISVINDTAKVATNQYGLFRIAVPSQDAILLFQLDKYRPKRVPVSVYNRILVQLDAIDNPQDAIAKAKAIARDRSSSGPNPNYGNTSMGTRVFFDETYGTMYENQFMKTLIRSHSTFAVDVDRAAYSNIRRFIHLKEKIPVDAVRIEEMLNYFNYHYLPPPKDQTLAIYSSYATCPWKPEHRLLQIAIRGAVMHTDSLPPSNLVFLIDASGSMAPANKLPLLQAAFRILVNNLRKNDHVAIVAYAGAPGIILPSTPGDQKDKILNAIDNLSAGGATAGEAAIKLAYRLAQDNFIKDGNNRVIMATDGDFNVGQTSDVDMEELIVSKKESGVLLTCLGFGMRDYKDSKLQTLSSKGNGNFAYIDNLEEASKIFAREFGGTLFTVAKDVQAEVYFNPAMVKSYRLIGYENKVISNADTTGGRVSGGIVGAGHCALAMYEIVPGTEGGTLRDTEVVFKPADSLLAQIKINFQLPTDSSFHTIWHQIPDSCVAFEDADTDFRFASAVALCGLLLRHSAYKGEGDSKMVLEIAKKSQGDDQGNYRKEFIKLVKDLKKNKSIY
- the hpt gene encoding hypoxanthine phosphoribosyltransferase, which gives rise to MSVIKVHDKQFTPYITADKLQSRIQELAAAISNDLKGEKPLFIAILNGSFMFAADIFKYLTIEAEISFIKLASYKGMKSTGTVVQAIGLDEDLFGRTVVILEDIVDTGKTLSQFLPQLEHQQPKKLLVTSLLTKPEAMKYPINIDYLGFSVPNKFLLGYGLDYDGLGRNLPEIYQLVEQA